From one Streptomyces sp. SCSIO 30461 genomic stretch:
- a CDS encoding rhomboid family intramembrane serine protease, which produces MDQAPGSPDQHQAAQGLPSCYRHPGRDTGITCTRCERPICPECMVSASVGFQCPDCVRGGSGTGHSATAGRPRTIAGSPITAGDPRLLTKILLGINLALFVAVRADPLLVARLDLVGVAYSRELAQVVGVADGEWYRLVTSMFLHQEIWHIAFNMLGLWWLGGPLEAALGRVRFLALYMLSGLAGSALTYLLAAPNAGALGASGAIFGLLGATIVLMRRMNYDLRPVLVLLALNLLFTFTWSGIAWQAHIGGLVAGVVIAFGMVHAPFRHRSPVQFGTCALVLLAIVVTVVLRTQSLT; this is translated from the coding sequence ATGGACCAGGCGCCAGGAAGCCCGGACCAGCACCAGGCGGCTCAGGGGTTGCCGAGCTGCTACCGCCACCCGGGCCGGGACACGGGTATCACCTGCACGCGCTGCGAGCGCCCGATCTGCCCGGAGTGCATGGTCAGCGCCTCGGTGGGCTTCCAGTGCCCGGACTGTGTGCGCGGCGGCTCCGGCACGGGGCACTCGGCGACCGCCGGCCGGCCGCGGACGATCGCGGGCAGCCCCATCACCGCGGGCGATCCCCGGCTTCTCACCAAGATCCTGCTGGGCATCAACCTCGCGCTCTTCGTCGCCGTGCGGGCCGACCCGCTCCTGGTCGCCCGACTCGACCTCGTGGGTGTCGCATACAGCCGGGAACTCGCGCAGGTGGTGGGTGTCGCCGACGGCGAGTGGTACCGCCTGGTGACCTCGATGTTCCTGCACCAGGAGATCTGGCACATCGCCTTCAACATGCTCGGCCTGTGGTGGCTCGGCGGGCCGCTGGAGGCGGCGCTGGGCCGGGTGCGCTTCCTGGCGCTTTACATGCTCTCCGGTCTTGCGGGGAGCGCCCTCACCTATCTGCTCGCCGCGCCGAACGCGGGCGCGCTCGGCGCATCCGGTGCGATCTTCGGACTGCTCGGCGCCACCATCGTGCTGATGCGCCGGATGAACTACGACCTTCGTCCCGTGCTCGTGCTGCTGGCACTGAACCTGCTGTTCACCTTCACCTGGAGCGGGATCGCCTGGCAGGCGCACATCGGCGGTCTGGTCGCGGGCGTCGTCATCGCCTTCGGCATGGTGCACGCCCCGTTCCGGCACCGGTCGCCTGTGCAGTTCGGGACCTGTGCGCTGGTGCTGCTGGCGATTGTCGTCACCGTGGTGCTCAGGACTCAGTCGCTCACCTGA
- a CDS encoding DUF6344 domain-containing protein — translation MAAVKVANLWTALICLFAAMLASLGLTGTASAARKRPVSPMPLEPTETEGHRAALRPRRHTEKQTAAPEPAHATADPARLPSQRAGGHSGSRDRSLPPTIKQRIGAEAHGTTPSVRHLAAERYGLSGPALLQGSSPLTGAALANAPA, via the coding sequence ATGGCCGCCGTCAAGGTCGCAAATCTGTGGACCGCCCTCATCTGCCTGTTCGCCGCGATGCTCGCCTCCCTGGGGCTGACCGGCACCGCATCCGCCGCCCGCAAGCGGCCCGTGTCGCCGATGCCCCTGGAGCCGACGGAGACGGAAGGTCACCGGGCCGCACTCCGGCCGCGGCGGCATACGGAGAAACAGACAGCGGCACCGGAACCGGCACATGCCACCGCTGACCCAGCGCGCCTGCCGAGCCAGCGAGCGGGTGGGCACAGCGGATCGCGGGACCGGTCGCTGCCGCCGACGATCAAGCAGCGGATCGGGGCAGAGGCACACGGGACCACGCCGTCGGTACGCCATCTCGCCGCGGAGCGGTACGGGTTGTCCGGGCCGGCCCTGCTTCAGGGTTCCTCGCCGCTCACCGGCGCCGCGCTCGCCAACGCGCCGGCATGA
- a CDS encoding winged helix-turn-helix domain-containing protein has product MRYAQGGGLTPKGQQARERVRLEAGARFGRGEKTAEIAAGLRVGKRQVEKWRRSWREGGLDALRSKGPMSVERLSPRQWERLERELARGPLAHGWDEGQGWTLVRIKTLIGRMFHVGYTVQGVWKLLRRHGWSAQVPAHRAIERDDEAVEVWKDEVWPRVKVPRRTWAPTSASRTKRARG; this is encoded by the coding sequence ATGAGGTACGCGCAGGGAGGCGGGCTGACGCCGAAGGGGCAACAGGCCCGGGAACGGGTGCGGTTGGAGGCAGGCGCGCGGTTCGGGCGGGGTGAGAAGACCGCTGAGATCGCGGCCGGGTTACGGGTCGGCAAGCGGCAGGTAGAGAAGTGGCGCCGGTCCTGGCGCGAGGGCGGCCTGGACGCCCTGCGCTCCAAGGGGCCGATGTCGGTGGAGCGGCTCTCGCCCCGGCAGTGGGAGCGTCTGGAGCGGGAGCTGGCACGGGGACCGCTGGCGCACGGCTGGGACGAGGGCCAGGGCTGGACACTGGTGCGGATCAAGACGCTGATCGGGCGGATGTTCCACGTCGGCTACACCGTGCAGGGTGTGTGGAAACTGCTGCGGCGGCACGGATGGTCCGCGCAGGTGCCCGCTCACCGGGCGATCGAGCGGGACGACGAGGCGGTCGAGGTATGGAAGGACGAGGTGTGGCCGCGGGTAAAAGTGCCGCGGCGGACCTGGGCGCCTACATCTGCTTCGAGGACGAAGCGGGCCAGGGGCTGA
- the argC gene encoding N-acetyl-gamma-glutamyl-phosphate reductase, protein MADDIESGRVRVAVIGGSGYTGGEVIRLLLEHPQVELAFLSAERNAGAAVGSVHPWLRNHPKATGLKFRPLAELADIDPVDVAFGCLPTGALPERLPLIAAHAKRVLNLGGDFRLRDAKQIGTHYPKTAAHPPLEEFAYFVPELSPSVPESRFISLPGCMAVTSIYALYPLFAESLVNEQVIVDAKTGSTGGGRGSDEPPAERTGNFRVHKLYGHRHAPEIHQALADFTGAGIDLRFSTHSLDVARGIMVTAYTKLRPGVSALDVKRAYAKAYVGKPFVRVRPAPKAPQDFPMLKAIVGSNVAEVAIAVRDGQVVAVAALDNLIKGAAGQAIQTMNLICGLDETAGLPTTAVSP, encoded by the coding sequence TTGGCTGACGACATCGAGTCCGGCCGGGTCCGCGTCGCCGTCATCGGCGGCAGCGGCTACACCGGCGGCGAAGTCATCCGGCTCCTCCTCGAACACCCGCAGGTCGAGCTGGCCTTCCTCTCCGCCGAACGCAACGCGGGCGCTGCCGTCGGCAGCGTCCACCCTTGGCTCCGCAACCACCCCAAGGCCACCGGCCTGAAGTTCCGCCCGCTGGCCGAGCTCGCCGACATCGACCCGGTCGACGTCGCCTTCGGCTGCCTGCCCACCGGCGCGCTGCCCGAGCGACTGCCGCTGATCGCCGCGCACGCCAAGCGCGTCCTCAACCTCGGAGGCGACTTCCGGCTGCGGGACGCGAAGCAGATCGGTACGCACTACCCGAAGACGGCGGCCCACCCGCCGCTGGAGGAGTTCGCGTACTTCGTGCCGGAGCTGAGTCCCTCGGTACCGGAGAGCCGGTTCATCAGCCTTCCGGGCTGCATGGCCGTCACCAGCATCTACGCCCTGTACCCGCTCTTCGCCGAGTCCCTCGTGAACGAGCAGGTCATCGTCGACGCCAAGACCGGCTCCACCGGCGGCGGCCGCGGCAGCGACGAGCCGCCCGCCGAGCGCACCGGCAACTTCCGGGTCCACAAGCTGTACGGCCACCGGCACGCCCCCGAGATCCACCAGGCCCTCGCGGACTTCACCGGCGCCGGAATCGACCTGCGGTTCTCCACGCACAGCCTGGACGTGGCGCGCGGCATCATGGTCACCGCGTACACCAAGCTGCGCCCCGGGGTCTCGGCCCTCGACGTCAAGCGGGCCTACGCCAAGGCGTACGTCGGCAAGCCCTTCGTACGGGTCCGCCCTGCGCCCAAGGCGCCGCAGGACTTCCCGATGCTGAAGGCCATCGTCGGCTCGAACGTCGCCGAGGTCGCCATCGCCGTCCGCGACGGCCAGGTCGTCGCCGTCGCGGCGCTGGACAACCTCATCAAGGGCGCGGCCGGCCAGGCCATCCAGACCATGAACCTGATCTGCGGTCTCGACGAGACGGCCGGGCTCCCCACCACGGCGGTGTCGCCGTGA
- a CDS encoding LuxR C-terminal-related transcriptional regulator gives MTSGAVGRDEAPECLTILGLLAPSTGDPGTLVPVPPSVATTAQTYPMERAILAQQRKIAELRRTMSQVDSIYQEACHVGEPKVQRLAGASVISAALDEATCGADSELLTAHPGGGRPREILEESLKRVVLAQERGVVQRTLYQHTVRTHAPTLEYIRTVTAAGVEVRTLDEVFDRLIVCDRSTAFIPDKGGERSNHAIVVRDVGVVQFFVSVFEHAWERAEPVSFNPDQQRPSLLTEKTRLRVLRLMVDGYTDAAIASRLGMSTRTVATHLKKTSDLLGSNSRAQLAYLLAQTGLLDSPPITDAGAGAGAALVSAGRASGGCTCEKHGGEEYES, from the coding sequence GTGACCAGCGGAGCGGTCGGCAGGGACGAGGCGCCGGAGTGCCTGACGATCCTCGGGCTCCTGGCACCCTCCACGGGGGATCCGGGCACACTGGTGCCCGTACCGCCCTCGGTCGCGACCACTGCACAGACATACCCGATGGAGCGGGCGATCCTGGCTCAGCAGCGGAAAATAGCCGAACTTCGCCGCACGATGTCCCAGGTCGATTCCATCTACCAGGAGGCCTGTCATGTCGGAGAGCCCAAGGTCCAGCGGCTCGCCGGCGCGTCGGTGATCAGTGCGGCCCTCGACGAGGCCACCTGCGGCGCCGACAGCGAGCTGCTGACCGCGCACCCGGGAGGGGGCAGGCCCAGGGAGATCCTCGAGGAGTCCCTCAAGCGGGTCGTACTCGCCCAGGAGCGGGGGGTCGTCCAGCGCACGCTCTACCAGCACACGGTACGGACCCACGCCCCGACGTTGGAGTACATCCGGACCGTCACCGCGGCCGGGGTCGAGGTGCGCACCCTCGACGAGGTCTTCGACCGGCTGATCGTGTGCGACCGGTCGACGGCGTTCATCCCGGACAAGGGTGGCGAGCGCAGCAACCACGCGATCGTCGTACGGGACGTGGGCGTCGTGCAGTTCTTCGTGTCCGTCTTCGAGCACGCCTGGGAGCGTGCCGAGCCGGTCTCCTTCAACCCGGACCAGCAGCGGCCCTCGCTGCTCACCGAGAAGACCAGGTTACGGGTGCTGCGGCTCATGGTCGACGGGTACACGGACGCGGCGATCGCCAGCCGTCTCGGCATGAGTACGCGGACGGTGGCGACGCACCTGAAGAAGACATCCGACCTGCTCGGCAGCAACAGCCGGGCACAGCTGGCCTACCTCCTGGCGCAGACCGGTCTCCTGGACAGCCCGCCGATCACGGATGCCGGAGCGGGAGCCGGAGCCGCCTTGGTCTCGGCGGGCAGGGCGTCGGGCGGCTGCACCTGCGAGAAGCACGGGGGTGAAGAGTACGAGTCCTGA
- a CDS encoding DegT/DnrJ/EryC1/StrS family aminotransferase, which translates to MELFDTATVLTRVLTSGVVMSIEKSDRELPGLERLLTKQTGRAHAVLLNSRTGALHAALAGQGIGHGDTISLAGTDAETTAFLAWLGVTVAGDGPAAYDYLALDTANADRLGELAADATAPALVVDLTGLGFGPAAAVLTDDRDVWNRAERLKIFGAYDLRTMWTQEEADADLIPGVQFNYRLSPLVAACVRMALTQAARPAVSGARS; encoded by the coding sequence ATGGAACTGTTCGACACCGCAACGGTGCTCACCCGCGTCCTCACCTCGGGCGTGGTCATGAGCATCGAGAAGAGCGACCGGGAACTCCCCGGTCTGGAACGGCTGCTCACCAAGCAAACCGGTCGCGCCCATGCCGTCCTGCTCAACAGCCGCACCGGGGCGCTGCACGCCGCCCTCGCCGGCCAGGGCATCGGCCACGGGGACACCATCTCCCTGGCCGGGACGGACGCGGAGACGACGGCGTTTCTCGCCTGGCTCGGCGTCACCGTCGCCGGTGACGGCCCCGCCGCCTACGACTACCTGGCCCTCGACACGGCAAACGCGGACCGGCTCGGCGAACTCGCCGCCGACGCCACCGCACCCGCCCTGGTCGTGGACCTGACCGGCCTCGGCTTCGGTCCCGCCGCAGCCGTCCTCACCGACGACCGGGACGTCTGGAACCGCGCCGAGCGTCTCAAGATCTTCGGCGCCTACGACCTGCGCACGATGTGGACGCAGGAGGAGGCCGACGCGGACCTGATCCCCGGCGTCCAGTTCAACTACCGCCTCAGCCCCCTGGTGGCCGCCTGCGTACGGATGGCCCTGACCCAGGCGGCGCGCCCCGCCGTCTCCGGAGCACGCTCGTGA
- a CDS encoding M20/M25/M40 family metallo-hydrolase gives MTRPLYVIKAGSATLDRGTIHQEVAGLVARDARVLLVAGGATGIKCHYTAIGRPMPHLTLANGDSVRYCPPEEMIHLVDAYERVTLPAVERELKALGLGVFTAVAARGGLVTGRANRPLKAVSAEGRTLVVRDHRAGVPSDVDAVRLAALLDTYDVVCLSPPVADRDGGAPLNVDADVLAATLANALGADHLRLVTGTAGLLTDPAAPGSTLANVYPGEGARYAGGRMRQKVRAAEIALEGSADVAITGPHTMADATGWTRFWRAKEPAADLALLTKTVSVPSVSGDEAELAAFLADWCRERGMTAEIDKAGNLVASRGTGPRRLLLLGHLDTVPHHWPVEWRDDELWGRGSVDAKGSLANFLEVLAHADIPEDGRLCVVGAVEEEISSSKGAYHVRDHYPADAVVIGEPSGSQKLTLGYFGLFKLRVTAAVSSGHSAGMDAVSAPDVLIRALGGIREAVLAKAPEALSAVIDITCETGREEHRATGTLNFRVPPSADLAELRTAALGPRDGVTVEVLRATPGYAGGRSSSLVKVFTRAFAEAGVRPRFVVKKGTSDMNTLATTWQNVPMVAYGPGDSALDHTDEERIGGMEYRTARSLLADAVNRWFALPEGSH, from the coding sequence GTGACCCGCCCGCTCTACGTGATCAAGGCCGGCAGCGCCACCCTCGACCGGGGCACGATCCACCAGGAGGTCGCGGGCCTCGTCGCCCGTGACGCCCGGGTGCTCCTGGTGGCCGGCGGCGCCACCGGCATCAAGTGCCACTACACCGCCATCGGCCGCCCGATGCCGCACCTGACGCTGGCCAACGGCGACTCCGTGCGCTACTGCCCGCCGGAAGAGATGATCCATCTCGTCGACGCCTACGAGCGGGTCACCCTCCCGGCCGTCGAACGCGAGCTGAAGGCCCTCGGCCTCGGGGTGTTCACGGCCGTCGCCGCCCGCGGCGGCCTGGTCACCGGCCGGGCCAACCGCCCCCTTAAGGCGGTCTCGGCCGAGGGCCGCACCCTCGTCGTCCGTGACCACCGCGCCGGCGTCCCATCCGACGTCGACGCCGTGCGGCTCGCCGCGCTGCTCGACACGTACGACGTGGTCTGCCTGTCGCCCCCGGTCGCCGACCGGGACGGCGGCGCCCCGCTCAACGTGGACGCCGACGTCCTCGCCGCCACCCTCGCCAACGCGCTCGGCGCCGACCACCTGCGCCTGGTCACCGGCACGGCCGGGCTCCTCACCGACCCGGCCGCCCCCGGCTCGACCCTCGCCAACGTTTACCCCGGGGAGGGCGCCCGTTACGCCGGCGGCCGCATGCGCCAGAAGGTGCGCGCGGCCGAGATCGCCCTGGAGGGCAGCGCCGACGTCGCCATCACCGGGCCGCACACCATGGCGGACGCGACCGGCTGGACCCGCTTCTGGCGGGCCAAGGAGCCCGCGGCCGACCTCGCCCTGCTGACCAAGACGGTCTCCGTGCCGTCCGTCTCGGGCGACGAGGCCGAACTCGCCGCCTTCCTCGCCGACTGGTGCCGCGAGCGTGGCATGACCGCCGAGATCGACAAGGCGGGCAACCTGGTCGCCAGCCGCGGCACCGGCCCGCGCCGCCTGCTCCTCCTGGGCCACCTCGACACGGTCCCCCACCACTGGCCGGTCGAGTGGCGCGACGACGAGCTGTGGGGCCGAGGCAGCGTGGACGCCAAGGGCAGCCTCGCCAACTTCCTGGAGGTCCTCGCCCACGCGGACATCCCCGAGGACGGCCGACTGTGCGTGGTCGGCGCAGTCGAGGAGGAGATCTCCTCCTCCAAGGGCGCCTACCACGTCCGCGATCACTACCCGGCGGACGCGGTCGTCATCGGCGAGCCCAGCGGCTCGCAAAAGCTGACCCTCGGCTACTTCGGGCTATTCAAGCTCCGGGTGACGGCAGCCGTCTCCAGCGGCCACTCGGCCGGCATGGACGCGGTCTCCGCCCCCGACGTGCTGATCCGCGCCCTCGGCGGGATCCGTGAGGCAGTCCTCGCGAAAGCACCCGAGGCGCTCAGCGCGGTCATCGACATCACCTGCGAGACCGGCCGCGAGGAGCACCGCGCCACCGGCACTCTCAACTTCCGGGTGCCGCCCTCGGCCGACCTCGCCGAGCTGCGCACCGCCGCGCTCGGCCCCCGCGACGGGGTGACCGTCGAGGTGCTGCGGGCCACCCCCGGCTACGCCGGCGGGCGCTCCAGCTCTCTGGTCAAGGTCTTCACACGGGCGTTCGCCGAGGCCGGGGTCCGGCCCCGGTTCGTGGTGAAGAAGGGCACCTCGGACATGAACACGCTGGCCACCACGTGGCAGAACGTGCCGATGGTGGCGTACGGGCCCGGCGACTCCGCGCTCGACCACACCGACGAGGAGCGGATCGGCGGCATGGAGTACCGCACGGCCCGCTCGCTCCTGGCGGACGCGGTCAACCGCTGGTTCGCCCTGCCCGAGGGGAGCCACTGA
- a CDS encoding peptidylprolyl isomerase produces MAEQLYATLKTNHGDINVRLLPNHAPKTVKNFTELATGQREWTNPATGKKTTDRLYDGTVFHRVISGFMIQGGDPLGNGTGGPGYEFADEFHPDLAFDKPYLLAMANAGPGTNGSQFFITVAPTAWLTRKHTIFGEVADDASKKVVDAIATAQTNPRTDRPVSDVVIESVVVETREG; encoded by the coding sequence GTGGCCGAGCAGCTTTACGCCACCCTGAAGACCAACCACGGCGACATCAACGTGCGGCTTCTGCCGAACCACGCGCCGAAGACGGTCAAGAACTTCACCGAACTCGCCACCGGCCAGCGCGAGTGGACGAACCCGGCGACCGGGAAGAAGACCACGGACAGGCTGTACGACGGCACGGTGTTCCACCGTGTGATCAGCGGTTTCATGATCCAGGGCGGCGACCCGCTGGGCAACGGCACGGGCGGCCCCGGTTACGAGTTCGCCGACGAGTTCCACCCCGACCTGGCGTTCGACAAGCCGTACCTGCTGGCCATGGCCAACGCCGGCCCGGGCACCAACGGCTCCCAGTTCTTCATCACCGTGGCGCCGACCGCCTGGCTGACCCGCAAGCACACCATCTTCGGTGAGGTCGCCGACGACGCGAGCAAGAAGGTCGTGGACGCCATCGCGACCGCCCAGACCAACCCGCGCACCGACCGCCCGGTCAGCGACGTCGTGATCGAGTCCGTCGTGGTCGAGACCCGCGAGGGCTGA
- a CDS encoding RimK family alpha-L-glutamate ligase has protein sequence MTSDAQVLLSVTMLRPDEKLLLGALRDEGLTAQPLLMEDLAGVVAGRSGPPALALIRNLSHRDAISVSRRLEHAAIPTFNRASTIETCNDKGLQSLVFARHGIPHPVTRHAFSYEQVRELTAEFGVPAVVKPVSGSWGRGVTKLTSSECVEAWVGGRESVDAGGKLFPVVVQEYVDKPGHDLRVIVVGRTPVVAIQRVSDDWRTNTHLGAEVERVELTTEIEKLCGHVVDALGEGFYGVDLVENRATGELLVLEVNANPEFARSSAVHGVNVAGHLAGYVAQQLAAPAVAAA, from the coding sequence GTGACCTCCGACGCCCAGGTCCTGCTCTCGGTCACCATGCTGCGGCCCGACGAGAAGCTTCTCCTCGGGGCGCTGCGGGACGAGGGCCTGACGGCCCAGCCGTTGCTGATGGAGGACCTGGCCGGGGTGGTGGCGGGCCGTTCGGGCCCGCCCGCTCTAGCCCTGATCAGGAACCTCTCCCACCGTGACGCGATCAGCGTCTCCCGCCGGCTCGAACACGCGGCGATCCCCACCTTCAACCGCGCCTCCACCATCGAGACGTGCAACGACAAGGGATTGCAGTCCCTTGTCTTCGCACGGCACGGCATCCCGCATCCCGTCACCCGGCATGCCTTCAGCTACGAACAGGTCCGCGAGCTCACGGCCGAGTTCGGGGTGCCGGCGGTCGTGAAGCCGGTCAGCGGCTCGTGGGGACGCGGAGTCACCAAGCTGACCAGCTCCGAGTGCGTCGAGGCCTGGGTCGGCGGCCGCGAGTCCGTCGACGCCGGCGGGAAGCTGTTCCCCGTCGTCGTCCAGGAGTACGTCGACAAGCCCGGCCACGACCTGCGCGTGATCGTCGTCGGCCGCACGCCCGTGGTCGCGATCCAGCGCGTCTCCGACGACTGGCGCACCAACACCCACCTCGGAGCCGAGGTCGAGCGCGTCGAGCTCACCACCGAGATCGAGAAGCTCTGCGGCCACGTCGTCGACGCCCTCGGCGAGGGCTTCTACGGAGTGGACCTGGTCGAGAACCGGGCCACCGGTGAGCTCCTCGTCCTCGAAGTGAACGCCAACCCCGAATTCGCCCGCTCCTCCGCCGTACACGGAGTGAACGTGGCCGGCCACCTCGCCGGGTACGTCGCGCAGCAGCTCGCGGCCCCGGCCGTCGCCGCCGCATAG
- a CDS encoding transposase, whose protein sequence is MEGRGVAAGKSAAADLGAYICFEDEAGQGLRPPKGRTWAPRGQTPVMRVRGSNRGRASVAGVVCFKPGARPHFFYRLHVWRGRKGERKSFAWRDYRELIVLAHHQLGTPIVWVWDNLNVHLTGELADFIAENEEWLRVFQLPSYAPDLNPAEGVWSLLKRSLENFAAANLDHLVRVMKRKLKKIQYRPHLLDGCLAETGLFIEPP, encoded by the coding sequence ATGGAAGGACGAGGTGTGGCCGCGGGTAAAAGTGCCGCGGCGGACCTGGGCGCCTACATCTGCTTCGAGGACGAAGCGGGCCAGGGGCTGAGGCCGCCGAAGGGACGTACCTGGGCGCCGCGCGGCCAGACCCCGGTGATGCGGGTACGCGGCAGCAACCGGGGCCGGGCCTCGGTGGCCGGCGTCGTGTGCTTCAAGCCCGGTGCCCGGCCGCACTTCTTCTACCGGCTGCACGTCTGGCGCGGACGCAAGGGCGAGCGCAAGAGCTTCGCCTGGAGGGACTACCGCGAGCTGATCGTGCTCGCGCACCACCAGCTCGGCACCCCGATCGTGTGGGTGTGGGACAACCTGAATGTCCACCTGACCGGCGAGCTCGCGGACTTCATCGCGGAGAACGAAGAGTGGCTGAGGGTGTTCCAGCTGCCCTCCTACGCTCCCGACCTCAACCCGGCCGAGGGAGTGTGGTCGCTGCTCAAACGGTCGCTGGAGAACTTCGCCGCCGCCAACCTCGATCACCTCGTCCGCGTCATGAAGCGCAAGCTGAAGAAGATCCAGTACCGCCCGCACCTGCTTGACGGCTGCCTCGCCGAGACCGGCCTGTTCATCGAACCGCCATGA
- a CDS encoding lysine biosynthesis protein LysW — MTTAIAAPKCLVCDTDFEVQPDWEKGEITECTACGQEHEVVEKTEADVRLDLAPEVEEDWGE; from the coding sequence ATGACCACCGCCATTGCGGCCCCGAAGTGCCTCGTCTGCGACACCGATTTCGAGGTCCAGCCGGATTGGGAAAAGGGCGAGATCACCGAATGCACGGCCTGCGGCCAAGAGCACGAGGTGGTAGAGAAGACCGAGGCCGACGTGCGCCTCGACCTCGCCCCGGAGGTCGAGGAGGACTGGGGCGAGTGA
- a CDS encoding DegT/DnrJ/EryC1/StrS family aminotransferase: protein MITDFPASPLPLPSAADIEDELAALGGSEMIPKALRRTLFPVITKEDVFNLMLAQRQTPDKVVADFAETYRQYVGAEFALPTASGTSSLHMALVGAGVQPGDEVIVPAFTFIATAQAVVAAHAIPVFVDIDPLTYCMAPEAAAAAITPRTRALMPVHVHGLPADVPALRALADKHGLALVEDASHAHSAKIGDRVAGSFGDAAGQSLMADKNFPLGGEGGIAFFSTADAYERAVAYLDRHGIDYGMSWVAAAFGSSQLKRLPYYDEIRARNARLLAESLSRTGLFTPPHVPDGHVHAYNMYRIALRPEAVGLDDLPVWAVKEAVHELLVAEGVPAREWQNTPIPCHLPFTHRDGFGNGYPFSLNPQAARDHRPEDFPVTLGMLDSTLVLCRELRSPVEWERVQRYADAFHKVANRPDAVRKLVETNEYRRPYEKAARLG from the coding sequence GTGATCACTGACTTCCCGGCTTCGCCACTCCCCCTGCCCTCCGCCGCAGACATCGAGGACGAGCTCGCCGCCCTCGGCGGCAGCGAGATGATCCCCAAGGCCCTGCGCCGCACTCTCTTCCCGGTCATCACCAAGGAAGACGTCTTCAACCTGATGCTGGCGCAGCGCCAGACGCCCGACAAGGTCGTCGCCGACTTCGCGGAGACCTACCGCCAGTACGTCGGCGCCGAGTTCGCACTGCCGACCGCGAGCGGCACCTCCAGCCTCCACATGGCGCTCGTCGGCGCCGGCGTGCAGCCCGGCGACGAGGTGATCGTCCCCGCCTTCACCTTCATCGCCACCGCGCAGGCGGTCGTCGCAGCCCACGCGATCCCGGTCTTCGTGGACATCGACCCGCTCACGTACTGCATGGCCCCCGAGGCCGCGGCCGCCGCGATCACCCCGCGGACCCGCGCCCTGATGCCGGTCCACGTCCACGGTCTGCCCGCCGACGTGCCCGCGCTGCGCGCCCTCGCGGACAAGCACGGTCTCGCCCTCGTCGAGGACGCCTCGCACGCCCACTCGGCGAAGATCGGCGACCGGGTCGCCGGCTCCTTCGGCGACGCGGCCGGGCAGAGCCTGATGGCTGACAAGAACTTCCCGCTGGGCGGCGAGGGCGGCATCGCCTTCTTCTCCACCGCGGATGCGTACGAGCGCGCCGTCGCCTACCTGGACCGCCACGGCATCGACTACGGCATGTCCTGGGTGGCCGCCGCCTTCGGCTCCAGCCAGCTCAAGCGACTGCCGTACTACGACGAGATCCGCGCCCGCAACGCACGCCTCCTAGCCGAATCCCTCTCCCGCACCGGCCTGTTCACGCCGCCGCACGTGCCGGATGGCCATGTGCACGCGTACAACATGTACCGGATCGCGCTGCGCCCCGAGGCCGTCGGCCTCGACGACCTGCCCGTGTGGGCGGTCAAGGAGGCCGTCCACGAACTCCTCGTCGCCGAGGGCGTGCCGGCCCGCGAGTGGCAGAACACCCCGATCCCCTGCCACCTGCCCTTCACGCACCGGGACGGCTTCGGCAACGGCTACCCGTTCTCGCTCAACCCCCAGGCGGCGCGCGATCACCGCCCGGAGGACTTCCCGGTCACCCTCGGCATGCTCGACAGCACCCTCGTCCTCTGCCGCGAGCTGCGCTCGCCGGTCGAGTGGGAGCGCGTGCAGCGGTACGCCGACGCCTTCCACAAGGTGGCCAATCGCCCCGACGCCGTCCGCAAGCTCGTCGAGACGAACGAGTACCGGCGTCCGTATGAGAAGGCGGCCCGCCTTGGCTGA
- a CDS encoding Uma2 family endonuclease, producing the protein MGADRRRGPGVQRSARWYGTSQGKRYSFEDVLLIAEVVSVSSARKDYDDCTAEYGRYGIPVYLVVDPYAREVVVHTEPTGRSRPARWCKRSHPAAVCGCGVRGGAFVPFPCRRRVAAFGPVRRRRPGLRASYAGGRRRTRPRGQGIRGPGRPVGVVVIVGAETGDVDHTSGVDLKIARLVA; encoded by the coding sequence CTGGGCGCTGACCGCCGCCGAGGGCCCGGGGTACAACGATCCGCTCGCTGGTACGGGACTTCGCAGGGCAAGCGTTACAGCTTCGAGGACGTTCTGCTGATCGCGGAGGTGGTGTCGGTCTCCTCGGCCCGCAAGGACTACGACGACTGCACCGCCGAGTACGGCCGCTACGGCATCCCGGTCTATCTGGTCGTGGACCCGTACGCTCGGGAGGTAGTTGTCCACACCGAGCCCACCGGGAGGTCGCGTCCCGCGAGGTGGTGCAAGCGATCACACCCCGCGGCGGTGTGCGGTTGCGGGGTTCGGGGCGGGGCCTTCGTTCCTTTCCCATGCCGGCGCCGCGTCGCCGCCTTCGGACCAGTACGCCGACGTCGTCCCGGGTTGCGTGCGTCGTACGCGGGCGGTAGGAGGCGTACTCGCCCGCGGGGGCAAGGGATCCGGGGCCCGGGAAGGCCGGTGGGCGTGGTCGTGATCGTGGGGGCTGAGACAGGCGACGTAGACCATACGAGTGGTGTTGATCTGAAGATCGCTCGACTCGTGGCGTAG